A stretch of Brassica napus cultivar Da-Ae chromosome C6, Da-Ae, whole genome shotgun sequence DNA encodes these proteins:
- the LOC106381014 gene encoding 14-3-3-like protein GF14 omega: MAVSAREEFVYMAKLAEQAERYEEMVEFMEKVSAAVDGDELTVEERNLLSVAYKNVIGARRASWRIISSIEQKEESRGNDDHVTAIRDYRSKIETELSGICDGILKLLDSRLVPAAASGDSKVFYLKMKGDYHRYLAEFKTGQERKDAAENTLSAYKAAQDIANAELAPTHPIRLGLALNFSVFYYEILNSPDRACSLAKQAFDDAIAELDTLGEESYKDSTLIMQLLRDNLTLWTSDMQDDAADEIKEASAPKPTEEQQ; this comes from the exons atggcGGTTTCTGCGCGTGAGGAGTTCGTGTACATGGCCAAGCTCGCCGAGCAAGCGGAGAGGTACGAGGAAATGGTAGAGTTCATGGAGAAAGTCTCCGCCGCCGTCGACGGCGATGAACTCACCGTCGAGGAGCGAAACCTCCTCTCCGTCGCTTACAAAAACGTGATCGGCGCCCGCCGTGCCTCGTGGCGCATCATTTCGTCGATCGAGCAGAAGGAAGAGAGCCGCGGCAACGACGACCACGTCACGGCGATCCGCGATTACAGATCTAAGATCGAGACGGAGCTCTCTGGAATCTGCGACGGGATCCTTAAGCTCCTCGATTCGAGGCTCGTCCCTGCCGCTGCTTCTGGCGATTCCAAGGTGTTTTACCTCAAGATGAAAGGTGATTACCACAGGTACTTGGCTGAGTTCAAGACTGGTCAGGAGAGGAAAGACGCCGCCGAAAACACTCTCTCCGCCTACAAAGCTGCTCAG GATATTGCGAATGCAGAGCTCGCACCAACTCACCCAATCCGTCTAGGTCTGGCATTGAACTTCTCTGTGTTCTACTACGAGATCCTTAACTCTCCTGATCGTGCCTGCAGCCTCGCCAAACAG GCCTTTGATGACGCGATAGCAGAGTTGGACACTCTAGGTGAAGAGTCATACAAAGACAGCACCTTGATCATGCAGCTTCTCCGTGACAACCTCACTCTCTGGACATCCGACATGCAG GATGATGCTGCGGATGAGATCAAGGAAGCATCAGCTCCAAAACCAACAGAGGAACAGCAGTAA
- the LOC106381016 gene encoding serine/threonine-protein kinase SRK2C-like has product MERYDIVKDIGSGNFGVAKLVRDKVSKELFAIKFIERGHKIDEHVKREIMNHRSLNHPNIIRFKEVLLTATHLAIVMEYAAGGELFERICSAGRFGEDEARFFFQQLISGVSYCHSLHICHRDLKLENTLLDGSTAPRVKICDFGYSKSGVLHSQPKTTVGTPAYIAPEVLSKREYDGKIADVWSCGVTLYVMLVGAYPFEDPSDPKDFRKTIGRILRSQYSIPDYVRVSDLCKHLLSRIFVANPEKRITMEEIKNHSWFLKNLPVDMSEGSSRSNNPSQSEEEIVWIIEEARKAITGASGLSGAGGSGDSGSGAMGSSMDLDDLDVDYDDDIETGDFVCTL; this is encoded by the exons ATGGAGAGGTATGATATAGTGAAGGATATTGGGTCTGGTAATTTCGGAGTGGCTAAGCTTGTTCGTGACAAAGTTTCTAAAGAGCTTTTCGCTATTAAGTTCATCGAGAGAGGCCATAAG ATTGATGAACATGTTAAAAGAGAAATCATGAACCATAGGTCACTCAACCATCCCAACATAATAAGATTCAAGGAG GTTCTGTTGACGGCAACACATTTGGCTATAGTAATGGAATATGCCGCCGGAGGAGAACTCTTTGAAAGAATCTGTAGTGCCGGTAGATTCGGCGAAGATGAG GCAAGGTTTTTCTTCCAGCAGCTAATCTCAGGAGTTAGTTACTGTCATAGTCTT CACATTTGCCATAGAGATCTAAAGCTAGAGAACACGCTATTAGATGGAAGTACAGCACCACGTGTAAAGATATGTGATTTTGGATACTCAAAGTCAGGAGTTCTTCATTCTCAACCAAAGACAACAGTGGGAACACCTGCTTACATTGCACCTGAAGTCCTTTCCAAAAGAGAGTATGATGGCAAGATCGCTGATGTTTGGTCTTGTGGAGTCACTTTGTATGTCATGCTCGTTGGTGCTTACCCTTTTGAAGATCCTTCTGATCCTAAAGATTTCAGGAAGACCATCGGTCGGATCCTGAGGTCGCAGTATTCTATACCTGACTATGTCCGAGTTTCTGATCTATGCAAACATCTTCTCTCTCGAATATTCGTGGCCAACCCTGAAAAG AGAATAACTATGGAGGAGATCAAGAATCATTCTTGGTTTCTCAAGAATTTGCCGGTTGATATGTCAGAAGGATCATCGAGAAGTAATAACCCATCTCAATCAGAGGAAGAGATAGTGTGGATCATTGAGGAAGCTCGTAAAGCGATCACTGGAGCTTCTGGACTCTCCGGTGCTGGTGGCTCTGGTGATAGCGGTAGTGGTGCTATGGGAAGTAGCATGGATCTTGATGATTTGGATGTTGATTATGACGATGATATCGAAACTGGTGATTTCGTTTGCACTTTGTGA
- the LOC106381018 gene encoding RNA-binding protein 24 has protein sequence MYPTSYYRSPFGDTTYTKVFVGGLAWETPTEEMRRYFDQFGEILEAVIITDKNTGKSKGYGFVTFQEADSATRAVADPNPVIDGRKANCNIASFGRPRPSPPRGRGQKGSPSQYQSGGPSAYTGMAAPLPPASAAHQLMYPSYGYTYNPDQFRYHQLQQAQYYQQQQQLYGGGATSPSAATIMASPYYYGCSLPASRMPYQHHHPHLPQPYNPQQQQQQQHQRFTSSFLVYPSSSPFSSPLQGLLSSTEESEAPQQVSAKVEATTTPESTSSNNKEPTSS, from the exons atgtatCCAACGAGCTATTACCGATCACCGTTCGGAGACACGACTTACACCAAAGTGTTCGTTGGAGGATTAGCATGGGAAACTCCCACCGAAGAAATGCGTCGTTACTTTGATCAGTTTGGAGAGATTCTTGAAGCCGTCATCATCACTGATAAGAACACCGGAAAATCTAAAGGCTACGGTTTC GTGACGTTCCAGGAGGCTGATTCTGCGACCAGAGCCGTGGCAGATCCTAATCCAGTGATCGACGGGAGAAAAGCCAATTGTAATATTGCTTCTTTTGGACGGCCTCGACCATCTCCACCTAGAG GCCGAGGACAAAAAGGAAGTCCGAGTCAGTACCAAAGTGGAGGACCATCAGCCTATACGGGGATGGCTGCACCGCTGCCACCGGCTTCAGCTGCCCACCAGCTCATGTATCCTTCCTATGG GTACACCTATAACCCTGATCAATTCCGGTACCACCAA TTGCAACAAGCACAGTACTATCAACAGCAGCAACAACTATATGGAGGAGGAGCAACATCACCATCAGCAGCAACCATAATGGCTTCTCCTTACTATTACGGTTGTTCTCTTCCAGCTTCTAGAATGCCATACCAACAccatcatcctcatcttcctcaACCGTATAAccctcaacaacaacaacaacaacagcatcAACGGTTTACTTCTTCTTTCCTCGTTTACCCATCCAGTTCACCTTTTTCATCTCCTCTCCAAGGATTACTCTCTTCTACCGAAG AATCTGAAGCACCCCAACAAGTGTCAGCAAAAGTTGAAGCAACAACTACACCTGAAAGTACATCCAGCAACAACAAAGAACCAACTTCTTCTTGA